One window of Pseudomonas sp. FP198 genomic DNA carries:
- a CDS encoding putative urea ABC transporter substrate-binding protein: MLKLRLSSLLFAALAAFASLPSHAAPKDHFSVCWTIYAGWMPWEYAGSQGIVDKWAKKYGITIDVVQLNDYVESINQYTAGQFDGCTMTNMDALTIPAAGGVDSTALIVSDFSNGNDGIVLKGEGKKVADLKGMDVNLVELSVSHYLLARALDSVGLAEKDLKVVNTSDADISAAFNTDQVKAVTTWNPMLSDIKAQPGVSEIFNSSQIPGEIMDMMVVNTQTLKDNPALGKALTGAWFEVVALMNARNAAANAALEHMAKASGTDLKGFQAQLDTTRLFATPKEALAFATSEQLPATLRKVAEFSFRHGLLGEGAKDADAVGMAFANGVTQGDKTNLKLRFDPTYVQLAADAKL, from the coding sequence ATGCTCAAGCTTCGTCTGTCCTCCCTGCTCTTCGCCGCGCTTGCGGCCTTCGCGAGCCTTCCGTCCCACGCCGCGCCCAAGGACCATTTCAGCGTCTGCTGGACCATCTACGCCGGCTGGATGCCCTGGGAATACGCCGGCAGCCAGGGCATCGTCGACAAATGGGCGAAGAAGTACGGCATCACCATCGATGTCGTGCAGCTCAACGACTACGTCGAATCGATCAACCAGTACACCGCCGGTCAGTTCGATGGCTGCACCATGACCAACATGGATGCCCTGACCATTCCCGCCGCTGGCGGCGTGGACAGCACCGCACTGATCGTCAGTGACTTCTCCAACGGCAACGACGGTATCGTCCTCAAGGGCGAGGGCAAGAAAGTCGCCGACCTCAAGGGCATGGACGTCAATCTGGTGGAATTGTCGGTGTCTCACTACCTCTTGGCTCGGGCCCTGGACTCGGTCGGCCTCGCCGAGAAAGACCTGAAAGTCGTCAACACCTCCGACGCCGATATTTCTGCCGCCTTCAACACCGACCAGGTCAAGGCCGTCACCACCTGGAACCCGATGCTCTCGGACATCAAGGCCCAGCCGGGTGTCAGCGAAATATTCAACTCCAGCCAGATTCCCGGCGAAATCATGGACATGATGGTGGTCAACACTCAGACGCTCAAAGACAACCCGGCCCTGGGCAAGGCACTGACCGGCGCCTGGTTCGAAGTGGTGGCGCTGATGAACGCCAGGAACGCAGCCGCCAATGCCGCGCTGGAACACATGGCCAAGGCGTCGGGCACCGACCTCAAGGGTTTCCAGGCGCAACTGGACACCACCCGGTTGTTTGCCACCCCCAAGGAAGCCCTCGCCTTCGCCACCAGCGAACAACTGCCCGCCACCCTGCGCAAGGTCGCCGAGTTCTCGTTCCGCCACGGTCTGCTGGGTGAAGGCGCCAAGGATGCCGACGCAGTGGGCATGGCGTTCGCCAATGGCGTGACCCAGGGCGACAAAACCAACCTCAAGCTGCGCTTCGACCCCACCTACGTGCAACTGGCCGCCGACGCCAAGTTGTAG
- a CDS encoding ABC transporter permease, translating into MRLINRYPDRPSRLLLVILPFALVLFAYFMGSAERLTDNPNDKLLPSAVQMADAVKRLAFTADARSGDYLLWQDTASSLRRLAIGLGISALAGLCLGIAAGTLPLFGAPLSPLLTVVSMVPPLAILPILFIVFGLGELSKVMLIVIGITPCLARDLEQRAREIPPELLIKAQTLGASTWTLMLRVVLPQLLPRLLISLRLMLGSAWLFLIAAEAIASTDGLGYRIFLVRRYLAMDVILPYVVWITLLAWLMDWGLKRLTRRAFPWYEGAKA; encoded by the coding sequence ATGCGCCTGATCAACCGCTACCCGGATCGCCCCAGCCGCTTGTTGCTGGTGATCCTGCCATTTGCGCTGGTGCTGTTTGCCTACTTCATGGGCTCGGCGGAACGGCTCACGGACAACCCCAACGACAAGCTGCTGCCCAGCGCCGTGCAAATGGCCGATGCGGTCAAACGCCTGGCCTTCACCGCCGACGCTCGCAGCGGCGATTACCTGCTCTGGCAGGACACCGCGTCGAGTCTGCGCCGGTTGGCGATCGGCCTCGGCATCAGCGCCCTGGCCGGGCTGTGCCTGGGCATTGCCGCCGGCACGCTGCCGCTGTTCGGCGCGCCGTTGTCGCCCCTGCTCACCGTGGTGTCGATGGTGCCGCCCTTGGCGATCCTGCCGATCCTGTTCATCGTCTTCGGCCTGGGGGAGTTATCGAAAGTGATGCTGATCGTCATCGGCATCACCCCGTGCCTGGCCCGCGACCTGGAGCAGCGTGCCCGGGAAATTCCGCCTGAGCTGTTGATCAAGGCCCAGACGCTGGGGGCCTCCACCTGGACCCTGATGTTGCGGGTGGTGCTGCCGCAATTGCTGCCGCGCCTGTTGATTTCCCTGCGGCTGATGCTGGGTTCGGCCTGGCTGTTCCTGATCGCTGCCGAAGCCATCGCTTCCACCGATGGCCTGGGCTATCGGATTTTCCTCGTGCGTCGTTACCTGGCGATGGATGTGATCCTGCCCTACGTGGTGTGGATCACCCTGCTCGCCTGGCTGATGGATTG